Proteins encoded in a region of the Megalops cyprinoides isolate fMegCyp1 chromosome 3, fMegCyp1.pri, whole genome shotgun sequence genome:
- the LOC118775452 gene encoding magnesium transporter protein 1, with the protein MSLWKLLNACILVLLIYGKLSVGQKKKEMLLSDKVGQMMEWASKRAVIRMNGEKFRRFVKAPPRNYSVVVMFTALQPQRQCGVCKQADEEYQVLANSWRYSSAFTNKIFFATVDFDEGSDVFHMLNMNSAPTFVHFPAKGKPKRADTYELQVRGFAAEQISRWIADRTDVNIRVIRPPNYAGPLMLGFLLAVIGSLVYLRRNNLEFLYNKNAWAFAALCFVLIMTSGQMWNHIRGPPYAHKNPNTGQVSYIHGSSQAQFVAETHIVLLFNSAVTLGMVLLHEAATSDMDVGKRKIMCVAGIGLVVLFFSWLLSVFRAKYHGYPYSFLMS; encoded by the exons ATGTCTCTATGGAAACTTTTGAATGCATGCATATTAGTTTTACTTATTTACGGAAAACTGTCAGTTGGACAGAAGAAAAAGGAG ATGTTGCTGTCAGACAAAGTTGGTCAGATGATGGAGTGGGCCAGTAAAAGAGCCGTTATCCGAATGAACGGAGAAAAGTTCCGGCGGTTTGTGAAGGCTCCTCCGCGGAACTACTCAGTGGTCGTCATGTTCACCGCGCTTCAACCCCAGAGACAGTGTGGAGTGTGCAA ACAGGCCGATGAAGAATACCAGGTCTTGGCTAACTCCTGGCGTTACTCCAGTGCTTTCACCAATAAGATCTTCTTTGCAACTGTGGACTTTGATGAGGGTTCAGATGTTTTTCACATG CTGAACATGAATTCTGCGCCCACGTTTGTGCACTTCCCAGCAAAGGGAAAGCCCAAGCGGGCTGACACGTACGAGCTGCAAGTTCGAGGCTTTGCAGCCGAGCAAATCTCCAGATGGATCGCTGACAGGACTGACGTCAAT ATACGAGTGATCAGACCTCCCAACTATGCTGGGCCACTGATGCTGGGCTTCTTGCTAGCGGTTATTGGGAGCCTGGTGTACCTTCGACGGAACAACCTGGAGTTCCTCTACAACAAGAATGCCTGGGCCTTCGCTGCACTG tgctttgtgTTGATCATGACTTCAGGGCAGATGTGGAATCACATCCGCGGACCTCCATACGCTCACAAGAACCCCAACACTGGACAAGTG AGTTACATTCATGGCAGCAGTCAAGCCCAGTTTGTGGCAGAAACCCACATTGTGCTACTGTTCA ATTCTGCTGTAACATTGGGAATGGTGCTCCTGCATGAAGCAGCTACATCTGACATGGATGTTGGGAAAAGGAAAA TTATGTGTGTGGCTGGAATTGGTCTAGTCGTTCTTTTCTTCAGCTGGCTGTTGTCAGTCTTCAGAGCCAAATACCATGGTTATCCCTACAG TTTCCTGATGAGTTAA